The Corynebacterium sp. SCR221107 genome includes the window GACCCGCCCTAGCCGCATGCCAAAAACCTCCACCTGCCCCTCGGAGGGGAAAAGCAGAGTGCCCATCACCTTCAGCAACGTGGTCTTACCCGCGCCGTTGGGTCCTAGGACCGCCCAATGTTGCCCCGGTTGCACAATAAGCCGCGCGCAGCTGGCGATGCAGGTGCCGGCGCGGACCACGCGGACGTCGTGAAGCGAAATTGCCGATGCATACATGTGTAAAGAATCTACCCCGCCGGCACGGGTTTCCGGCGCGGCGGCGGGGCTGTTAAGAATAGAGGGGTGAACGAAGAAGCACCTGACGCAACCGAAGCCGCCACCGCCGCAGCCCATTGGCTTTCCTCCGACACCGCTCAGACGTGGCTGGTGGAAAAACCGCTGGAGATCGTAGGCACCTTGCTCGTTGCTTTGATCCTCGACCGCGTCCTGCGCAAACTGATCTCCAAGGCCGCAGACATCAACATCAACAAGCGCCCCACGCGCATATCTCTGCCCTTTGCGCGCAGCCGCTCCGGCAACCTCAACACCCAGCGCGCGGCGGAGGCTTTGTCGGAGTCCCACGAACAGCGCAGGCAGGCGCGCGTGCGCACCCTCGCGGCCGTGGGCAAGTCGGCGGCGGCGATTTTCGTGTGGGTATGGGCGGCATTGGCGGTCTTAACCACCATCGGTATTAACGTCACCCCGCTCATCGCCTCCGCCGGCGTGGTCGGCGTGGCCTTGGGCTTTGGCGCCCAGAGCCTGGTCAAGGACTTCCTCTCGGGCATCTTCATGCTCATCGAAGACCAGTACGGCGTAGGCGATACCATCGACGTCGGCGAGGTCACCGGCACCGTGGAGGACGTCTCGCTGCGCTTGACTACCTTGCGCGACGTCAACGGCACCCAGTGGTTTGTGCGCAACGGCGAGATCCTGCGCGTGGGCAACTTCTCCCAGGAGTATGCCGTCGCCCTCATCAATACCCCGGTCGCCTTAAGCGCGAACACCGACGAGGCCATCGCCGCAGTCAGCCGCGCGGTGGAGGCGGTAACACAGCGCCCGGAGATCACCGACGTCTTGCTCGAGGACCCGGTCATCGACGGCGTCAACGCCGTCAACGTCGATCACATGCTCATCCGCACCCGAATCACAACCTTGCCGGGTCAGCAGTGGTTCGTCGAGCGCGAGGTCGGCGCCGCCATCCTAGGCGAGCTGCGTACCGCGGGGATCCCGCTGCCGCGGCTGCGCCAGGTCGGCGACGGCACAGGCGGCGAGGCCACCGAGTAGCGCGGTGGGTGCCGGCCCCCTGGTTGCGACTACTGTTTAGTGTCATGACCACTCACGAACTTGGAACCCCCTCCGGCGGTGGCAGTGGCCAGGCCGCAGCCGCACAGACCGTCTTCGAGGCGCTCGGCCCCGCGGTCTTCGACCGCCTCGTCCACAACTTCTACACGCGCATGCGCAACGACGACCTCATCGGCCCCATGTACCCCCAGCATGATTGGGACGGCGCGGAGTCCAGGCTGCGGATGTTTTTGACCCAGTATTGGGGCGGGCCGAGCGACTATTCCGCCCAGCGTGGCCACCCGCGCCTGCGGATGCGGCACATGCCGTTTTCCATCGGCGAGGCCGAGGCGCACCGCTGGCTGGAGATCATGGACGCCGCGCTAGCGCAGTTCAGCAACGAGGAGATCCCCACCGCCTACCGGGAGGCGATCCGCGGGCACATGCAGCGCGTGGCGTTCATGCTCATCAATCGGGCTGAGTAATGCTTACCGTCCTGCTCGGCGTGGCCGTGGGCTTGCTCATCCCGTGGCAAACGGTTGCCAATACGCGCCTGCGGACGTCGCTGGGTTCGCCGTTTGCGGCCTCGATGGTCTCTTTTGCAGTGGGCACCGTGGGCTTGCTTGCGGCCGCGGCGCCAAGCGGTGCGCTATCGCGCGTGCTTGCCGACGCCCACCAGCTTTCCTGGTGGATGTTCGCCGGCGGCGCGTTGGGGGTCGTCGCGTTGACCGGCAATATCTTTATGTTTCCGCGCCTGGGCGCGGTGGAGACCGTGGTGTTGCCCATCGCGGGCCAGATCCTGGCGGGCCTGGTCATCGATCAGTTCGGGTTTTTTCGCGCCCCGGTCAACCCGCTGACCTGGTTGCGGCTTGGCGGCGCGGCGGTGGTCATGGCCGGGGTGCTGATCACCGTCGGCCGCCCCCAGGCGGCGGGTACCCACGTGTGGGGCTGGCGGGCGGCCGGGGTCGGTTTCGGCGCCTTGCTGGCGGCGCAGTCGGCGATCAACGGCCAGCTCGGGCACGCGGTGGGCTCGCCGCTGGTGGCGGCGCTGGTGTCCTTTGCCGTGGGGATGGTCCTGTTGGTCCTCATTAATGCGGTCTTGGGCTGGCGCCCGCACCTGCATTCGGCTAAGGAGCAGCGAGGGCCATGGTGGATGTGGACCGGCGGGCTGCTCGGCGCGATGTACGTGCTGGTCAACGCCTGGCTCGTGCCGGCGATCGGCACGGGGCTGACCGTCATGGCAGGACTGGCTGGTGTGATGGCCGGTTCCTTGCTGGTCGACCGGGCCTTCGGCAAGCCGGTGCGGCCAACCCAACTGGTGGGGGTGGCAGCCATCGCGGCCGGGGTGGCGCTGATGCGGCTAGCCTAGCTTTCACCTCGCGCGGGGGCAGTTTGTGTTTTAGTCTGTATCCCACCATGAACACCACCCCATCCCCTATTTCTCGTCTGGTAGAGGTCGCCTCAAGTTTCGGTGTCTTAGGCATCAGTTCCTTCGGCGGCCCCACCGCCCACCTCGGGTATTTCCGCGAAGAGTTCGTCAACCGCCGGAAGTGGCTGAGTGCCACAGCCTATGCGGAGCTGGTTGCGCTGTGCCAGCTCCTGCCCGGGCCCGCCTCAAGTCAGGTGGGAATGGCCTTGGGCTTTCGGCGCGCGGGCTATGCGGGGATGGTGGTTGCGTGGCTGATGTTTACGGCACCGTCGGCGATCCTGCTGGCGGCGGTGGCCTTGGGCGCGCAGCAGGCCAGCGCGGGTGGGGTTCTGGCCGGGCTCTTGGCCGCGGCGGTCGGCGTGGTCGCCCACGCGGTGTATTCGATGGCCGCCTCGGTGGGCTTTTCGTGGCGCAGCGTGGCGCTCATGGCCGTTTCCTGCGCGGTGTGTGTGGCCTGGGCGCATCCGGGTGCGCAGATCCTCGTGCTGCTGGGGGCTGGAGTGGCAGGGCTGCTGGGCGCGAGCCCGTCCGGCGCGCCGGCACCGCCCGCCGACATAGGTCCCGTGCCCTCGAAGCTGGCGGCGTCGCTGGCGGCGACGATGCTGGTGCTGGGACTGTCGGCCGCCTGGTTGATCATCACCTTCCACCCCGGGGCGCCGTGGTGGTTGGGCCGCGGGGCGGACTATTTCTACGCCGGATCGCTCGTC containing:
- a CDS encoding DMT family transporter codes for the protein MLTVLLGVAVGLLIPWQTVANTRLRTSLGSPFAASMVSFAVGTVGLLAAAAPSGALSRVLADAHQLSWWMFAGGALGVVALTGNIFMFPRLGAVETVVLPIAGQILAGLVIDQFGFFRAPVNPLTWLRLGGAAVVMAGVLITVGRPQAAGTHVWGWRAAGVGFGALLAAQSAINGQLGHAVGSPLVAALVSFAVGMVLLVLINAVLGWRPHLHSAKEQRGPWWMWTGGLLGAMYVLVNAWLVPAIGTGLTVMAGLAGVMAGSLLVDRAFGKPVRPTQLVGVAAIAAGVALMRLA
- a CDS encoding globin domain-containing protein, with translation MTTHELGTPSGGGSGQAAAAQTVFEALGPAVFDRLVHNFYTRMRNDDLIGPMYPQHDWDGAESRLRMFLTQYWGGPSDYSAQRGHPRLRMRHMPFSIGEAEAHRWLEIMDAALAQFSNEEIPTAYREAIRGHMQRVAFMLINRAE
- a CDS encoding mechanosensitive ion channel family protein, which codes for MNEEAPDATEAATAAAHWLSSDTAQTWLVEKPLEIVGTLLVALILDRVLRKLISKAADININKRPTRISLPFARSRSGNLNTQRAAEALSESHEQRRQARVRTLAAVGKSAAAIFVWVWAALAVLTTIGINVTPLIASAGVVGVALGFGAQSLVKDFLSGIFMLIEDQYGVGDTIDVGEVTGTVEDVSLRLTTLRDVNGTQWFVRNGEILRVGNFSQEYAVALINTPVALSANTDEAIAAVSRAVEAVTQRPEITDVLLEDPVIDGVNAVNVDHMLIRTRITTLPGQQWFVEREVGAAILGELRTAGIPLPRLRQVGDGTGGEATE
- the chrA gene encoding chromate efflux transporter; this encodes MNTTPSPISRLVEVASSFGVLGISSFGGPTAHLGYFREEFVNRRKWLSATAYAELVALCQLLPGPASSQVGMALGFRRAGYAGMVVAWLMFTAPSAILLAAVALGAQQASAGGVLAGLLAAAVGVVAHAVYSMAASVGFSWRSVALMAVSCAVCVAWAHPGAQILVLLGAGVAGLLGASPSGAPAPPADIGPVPSKLAASLAATMLVLGLSAAWLIITFHPGAPWWLGRGADYFYAGSLVFGGGHVVLPMLAPLVTGPGGMDSETFVAGYSAAQAVPGPLFTLVSYLGAAERGIPGAIYATVAMFAPAALLVIVGMHYWSRIAVTSAFRRALTGINAAVVGLLAAAWITPIFSHGVLEAASPWAAAAIAAVAFAGLGWLARPPWQVIVVCALLGLLLL